From a region of the Labrus mixtus chromosome 5, fLabMix1.1, whole genome shotgun sequence genome:
- the tbx16 gene encoding T-box transcription factor 16, producing the protein MKQEYQEKKNQIHCKLNRSCSLLDLKPNFSGPPPAGPDPYLQGNIRLTLEDPDLWKTFHGIGTEMIITKPGRRMFPHCKVNLSGLIPCAKYILLVDMVPEDGFRYKWNKEKWEVAGKAEPQPPCRTYLHPDSPAPGSHWMKQSVSFLKLKLTNNTLDQHGHIILHSMHRYHPRFHLVQADDLFSVRWSVFQTFSFPETSFTAVTAYQNTKITKLKIDHNPFAKGFREEGTNKKRRANKNPASLEKRAKMSDTLNQDSEEDSPPDFCRSSYEGYDAEEGDLPKRKEGDAVKEERYSPWAAEREHSVRTESPAGADHRDMYNTEQLVPAPASYQPYRFHEYGKSPSPSSSVGSSSSGSVRSSFESRVPDVATVPDHDSSKPRTQEVGPSSCGPQHLPAPQDYTGVLNMSMTPTNKPGVISHHIYSPYGAEQSLGQWNGPGPAQYPPPHHLTAEYPTQAVHHGYHHGNVAEWSQYPLFSYSCW; encoded by the exons atgAAGCAGGAATACCAGGAG AAGAAGAATCAAATTCACTGTAAGCTTAATCGGTCTTGTTCCCTTCTAGACTTGAAGCCAAACTTCAGCGGccctcctcctgctggaccCGACCCTTATCTCCAGGGTAACATCAGGTTGACTCTGGAGGACCCTGACCTCTGGAAGACCTTCCATGGAATAGGAACAGAGATGATAATCACCAAACCGGGCAG GAGGATGTTCCCACACTGTAAAGTGAATCTCTCCGGCCTCATCCCATGTGCAAAGTATATCTTACTGGTGGACATGGTGCCTGAGGATGGCTTCAGGTACAAG TGGAATAAAGAGAAATGGGAGGTGGCAGGGAAAGCGgagccacagcctccctgtAGGACCTACCTCCACCCGGACTCTCCGGCCCCGGGGAGCCACTGGATGAAGCAGTCGGTGTCCTTCCTCAAGCTGAAGCTCACCAACAACACACTGGACCAGCATGGACAT ATTATTTTGCACTCCATGCATCGCTACCACCCGCGCTTCCACCTCGTCCAGGCAGACGACCTGTTCAGCGTCCGCTGGAGTGTTTTTCAGACCTTCTCCTTCCCAGAGACTTCTTTCACAGCAGTCACAGCCTACCAGAACACCAAG ATCACAAAACTGAAGATCGACCACAACCCGTTCGCAAAAGGTTTCAGGGAGGAAGGCACAAACAAGAAAAG ACGTGCAAACAAGAACCCCGCCTCCCTCGAGAAACGAGCCAAGATGTCTGACACTCTGAACCAGGACTCAGAGGAGGACAGTCCACCAG ATTTCTGCCGTTCATCGTATGAGGGTTATGACGCAGAAGAAGGCGACCTCCCCAAAAGGAAAGAGGGTGACGCGGTCAAAGAGGAGCGTTACTCGCCCTGGGCTGCAGAGAGGGAGCACAGTGTGAGGACAGAGTCTCCTGCTGGAGCCGACCACAGAGACATGTACAACACGGAGCAGCTGGTTCCTGCTCCTGCTTCCTACCAGCCGTACAG GTTCCACGAGTACGGAAAGTCTCCCTCTCCGTCCTCGAGTGTGGGCAGCAGCAGTAGCGGATCAGTACGCAGCAGCTTTGAGTCCAGAGTTCCTGATGTCGCCACCGTTCCCGACCACGACTCCTCAAAGCCGCGCACGCAGGAGGTTGGCCCTTCATCTTGTGGCCCCCAGCACCTCCCGGCCCCCCAGGACTACACGGGGGTTCTCAACATGAGCATGACCCCGACAAATAAACCTGGAGTGATCAGCCACCACATCTACAGCCCGTACGGAGCTGAGCAGTCGCTGGGCCAGTGGAATGGCCCCGGACCCGCCCAGTACCCCCCACCTCACCACCTGACCGCCGAATACCCCACACAGGCTGTGCATCATGGCTATCACCATGGCAACGTGGCTGAGTGGAGCCAGTACCCACTGTTCTCGTATTCCTGCTGGTGA